In Rhodanobacter humi, the following are encoded in one genomic region:
- the gloB gene encoding hydroxyacylglutathione hydrolase → MHLVPLPALADNYIWLLHDDAGHALVVDPGDDAPVEQALAARKLQLRAILLTHHHHDHVGGALALRQRHDVPVYAPEDARIEAATVRVRDGERITLSQPRASFEVIAVPGHTLSHVAYHGEGVLLAGDTLFSLGCGRLFEGTPAQMLASLDHLAALPANTLLCCGHEYTAANGRFAREVEPDNADLSARLREVDTLRTRQHPSLPVSMASELATNPFLRTDAPAVVDWCRRQSGHPADRTARFATVRAAKDAFRT, encoded by the coding sequence ATGCATCTCGTACCGTTACCGGCACTGGCCGACAATTACATCTGGTTGCTGCACGATGACGCGGGCCACGCGCTCGTCGTCGATCCCGGCGACGATGCTCCGGTGGAACAGGCACTGGCCGCGCGCAAGCTGCAACTGCGGGCGATCCTGCTGACCCACCATCACCACGACCATGTCGGCGGTGCGCTGGCGCTGCGCCAGCGGCACGACGTGCCCGTGTACGCGCCCGAGGACGCACGCATCGAGGCGGCCACCGTGCGCGTGCGCGACGGCGAGCGCATCACCTTGTCGCAGCCGCGGGCGAGCTTCGAGGTGATCGCGGTGCCCGGCCATACGCTGAGCCACGTGGCCTACCACGGCGAGGGCGTGCTGCTGGCCGGCGATACCTTGTTCAGCCTGGGCTGCGGCCGCCTGTTCGAGGGCACGCCCGCGCAGATGCTGGCCTCGCTGGATCACCTCGCGGCGCTGCCGGCGAACACCCTGCTCTGCTGCGGCCATGAATACACCGCCGCCAACGGCCGCTTCGCCCGCGAGGTCGAACCGGACAATGCCGACTTGTCGGCGCGTCTGCGCGAGGTGGATACGCTGCGCACACGGCAGCACCCCAGCCTGCCGGTATCCATGGCCAGCGAGCTGGCGACCAATCCCTTCCTGCGCACCGACGCGCCGGCCGTGGTCGACTGGTGCCGGCGGCAGTCTGGTCATCCCGCGGATCGCACGGCCCGCTTCGCCACCGTGCGCGCGGCCAAGGACGCGTTCCGCACATGA
- the ppsR gene encoding posphoenolpyruvate synthetase regulatory kinase/phosphorylase PpsR encodes MQRTVFFISDSTGITAETIGNSILAQFEGVRFDKHRLPFIDDAAKAEAATLRIKTHYAKSGERPIVVNTMADRALCDIVAASGALMLDVFAPFIGPLEAELGTKRSGAVNRSHGLVDFDKYEARINATNYALSHDDGIDVDYAQADLILVGVSRSGKTPTCLYMALHYGVSAANYPLTDEDLEKLELPARLRPYRDRLFGLTIEPVRLAQIREQRRAGSRYATIKQCRWELEQADRLMRQAGIPSLNTTHVSIEEIASKIFASFGIERTMY; translated from the coding sequence ATGCAGCGCACGGTTTTCTTCATCTCCGACTCCACCGGCATCACCGCGGAGACGATCGGCAACAGCATCCTCGCGCAGTTCGAGGGGGTGCGTTTCGACAAGCACCGCTTGCCCTTCATCGACGACGCGGCCAAGGCCGAGGCGGCCACGCTGCGCATCAAGACGCACTACGCCAAGAGCGGCGAGCGGCCGATCGTGGTCAACACCATGGCCGACCGCGCGCTGTGCGACATCGTGGCCGCCAGCGGCGCGTTGATGCTGGACGTGTTCGCGCCGTTCATCGGGCCGCTGGAAGCAGAATTGGGCACCAAACGTTCCGGCGCGGTGAACCGCTCGCACGGCCTGGTGGATTTCGACAAGTACGAGGCGCGCATCAACGCCACGAACTACGCGCTGTCGCACGACGACGGCATCGACGTGGACTACGCGCAGGCCGACCTGATCCTGGTCGGCGTGTCGCGCTCGGGCAAGACACCGACCTGCCTGTACATGGCCTTGCATTACGGTGTCAGCGCCGCCAACTATCCGCTGACCGACGAGGATCTGGAAAAACTGGAGTTGCCGGCGCGCCTGCGGCCGTACCGCGACCGTCTGTTCGGGCTCACCATCGAGCCCGTGCGGCTGGCGCAGATCCGCGAGCAGCGTCGCGCGGGCAGCCGCTATGCCACGATCAAGCAATGCCGCTGGGAGCTGGAGCAGGCCGATCGGCTGATGCGCCAGGCCGGCATACCGTCCCTCAACACCACGCACGTGTCGATCGAGGAGATCGCGAGCAAGATCTTCGCCAGCTTCGGCATCGAGCGCACCATGTACTGA
- a CDS encoding transglycosylase SLT domain-containing protein: MSTHLYPKRLLPLALSALLTACATTPSPRSEPGPLPVPPASAAIETPPPAVTAAPAPEASDVWDRLRGSFAMADCDADPAVLSWARRYTRNPQRFEQEVRDALPKLTYVQQVAAEHDVAGEFVLLPWVESGFRPIPGRRDRPAGMWQIMPTTAAAMGLRVDRHYDGRLDVQASADAVMKLLSRYHEQFHDWRVTDYAYNAGEFRARKLVQQHGLPPATPAIPRWPVHDITREHLTKLLAMACVVREPDRFHVSLPTLTPSQHLVSVALPHSMPLARAADRAGMPLDQLKDLNAAFRNDVADTSIASYLMMPVSHAQQFRDALLNQAASASADRLPETTFATGIGATDATDASAAGAKSAQPVAARARTHRVKSGESLWQLARHYSVSVSELQRWNHLHGQAIKPGQLLKVGASR, encoded by the coding sequence ATGAGCACGCATCTTTATCCGAAGCGGCTGCTGCCACTGGCGCTCTCGGCCCTGCTCACCGCCTGCGCCACCACGCCGTCGCCACGTTCCGAGCCGGGGCCACTTCCTGTTCCGCCCGCATCCGCCGCCATCGAAACGCCGCCGCCAGCCGTCACGGCCGCACCGGCGCCGGAGGCCAGCGATGTCTGGGATCGGTTGCGCGGCAGCTTCGCGATGGCCGACTGCGATGCCGATCCCGCGGTGCTGTCCTGGGCGCGGCGCTACACGCGCAACCCGCAGCGCTTCGAGCAGGAAGTGCGCGACGCGCTGCCCAAGCTCACCTATGTGCAGCAGGTGGCCGCCGAGCACGACGTGGCCGGCGAGTTCGTGCTGCTGCCCTGGGTCGAGAGCGGCTTCCGCCCGATCCCCGGCCGGCGTGACCGGCCGGCCGGCATGTGGCAGATCATGCCGACCACGGCCGCTGCCATGGGCCTGCGCGTGGATCGCCATTACGACGGTCGCCTCGACGTGCAGGCCTCCGCCGACGCGGTGATGAAGCTGCTGAGCCGCTATCACGAGCAGTTCCACGACTGGCGCGTGACCGACTATGCCTACAACGCCGGCGAGTTCCGGGCGCGCAAGCTCGTCCAGCAGCACGGCCTGCCGCCGGCGACGCCGGCGATCCCGCGCTGGCCGGTGCACGACATCACCCGCGAACACCTCACCAAGCTGCTGGCGATGGCCTGCGTGGTGCGCGAACCCGATCGCTTCCACGTCAGCCTGCCCACGCTGACGCCCAGCCAGCACCTCGTCTCGGTGGCGCTGCCGCACTCGATGCCGCTGGCGCGTGCCGCCGATCGCGCCGGCATGCCGCTGGACCAGTTGAAGGACCTCAACGCCGCCTTCCGCAACGACGTCGCCGACACCAGCATCGCCTCCTACCTGATGATGCCGGTCAGCCACGCTCAGCAGTTTCGCGATGCGCTGCTGAACCAGGCGGCCAGCGCGAGCGCCGATCGCCTGCCCGAGACCACGTTCGCGACCGGCATCGGCGCCACCGACGCCACCGATGCGAGTGCGGCCGGCGCGAAGTCCGCGCAGCCGGTCGCGGCGCGCGCGCGGACACACCGCGTGAAGTCCGGCGAAAGCCTGTGGCAGCTGGCCCGCCACTACTCGGTGAGCGTCAGCGAACTGCAGCGCTGGAACCACCTGCACGGACAGGCCATCAAACCCGGCCAGCTGCTCAAGGTCGGCGCCTCGCGCTGA
- the ppsA gene encoding phosphoenolpyruvate synthase, whose protein sequence is MNHLVLWLDQLRMTDLGKVGGKNASLGEMIGNLAKLGVSVPGGFATTADAFQQYLEKSGVAKRIQARLADLNVDDVDALTKAGKEIREWVTETPLPAELDQAIRDAYAKLCRDAGANNIAVAVRSSATAEDLPDASFAGQQETFLNVVGIEDVLHKVKEVFASLYNDRAIAYRVHQGFAHENVFLSAGVQLMVRSDVGAAGVLFTLDTESGFRDVVFVTGSYGLGEMVVQGAVNPDEFYVFKPTLKAGKPAVLRRNLGAKQLRMVYSDQPGERVKTEDTPAELRHKFCINDEDVQELARQALIIEQHYGRPMDIEWAKDGHTGKLYIVQARPETVKSRAHATQLERFHLSEKGKVLAEGRAIGQKIGAGKARVIRSLADMNKVQAGDVLVADMTDPDWEPVMKRASAIVTNRGGRTCHAAIIARELGVPAVVGTGNALELIPDGAEVTVSCAEGDTGTIYAGQLKFERITADLGAMPEAPLKIMMNVANPERAFDFGMLPNAGIGLARLEMIIASHIGVHPKALLEYARQDAETKTKIDERIAGYPGPVEFYVDRLAEGIATIAASVYPKPVIVRMSDFKSNEYANLLGGSRYEPHEENPMIGFRGASRYVDPSFAEAFGLECKAVKRVRETMGLDNVWVMIPFVRTLDEGRKVIDVLAKNHLKQGEHGLKVIMMCEVPSNALLAEEFLEIFDGFSIGSNDLTQLTLGLDRDSSIVASLFDERDPAVKKLLAMAIKTARAKGKYIGICGQGPSDHPDLAEWLMDQGIESVSLNPDTVVDTWLRLAKKKAG, encoded by the coding sequence TTGAACCATCTGGTGCTTTGGCTCGACCAACTGCGCATGACCGACCTCGGCAAGGTCGGTGGCAAGAACGCCTCGCTGGGCGAGATGATCGGCAACCTCGCCAAGCTCGGTGTCTCGGTGCCCGGCGGCTTCGCCACCACGGCCGACGCGTTCCAGCAGTACCTGGAAAAGAGCGGCGTGGCCAAACGCATCCAGGCGCGTCTCGCCGACCTCAACGTGGACGACGTGGACGCGCTGACCAAGGCGGGCAAGGAAATCCGCGAGTGGGTCACCGAGACGCCGCTGCCGGCCGAGCTCGACCAGGCGATCCGCGACGCCTACGCCAAGCTGTGCAGGGACGCCGGCGCCAACAACATCGCCGTGGCCGTGCGCTCCTCCGCGACGGCGGAAGACCTGCCTGACGCTTCCTTCGCCGGCCAGCAGGAAACCTTCCTCAACGTGGTCGGCATCGAGGACGTGCTGCACAAGGTGAAGGAAGTCTTCGCCTCGCTGTACAACGACCGCGCCATCGCCTATCGCGTACACCAGGGCTTCGCCCACGAGAACGTGTTCCTCTCCGCAGGCGTGCAGCTGATGGTGCGCTCGGACGTGGGCGCCGCGGGCGTGCTGTTCACGCTGGACACCGAGTCGGGCTTCCGCGACGTGGTGTTCGTCACCGGCAGCTACGGCCTCGGCGAGATGGTCGTGCAAGGCGCGGTGAACCCCGACGAGTTCTACGTGTTCAAGCCTACGTTGAAGGCCGGAAAGCCCGCGGTGCTGCGCCGCAATCTCGGCGCCAAGCAGCTGCGCATGGTGTATTCGGACCAGCCCGGCGAGCGCGTCAAGACCGAGGACACCCCGGCCGAGTTGCGCCACAAGTTCTGCATCAACGACGAGGACGTGCAGGAACTCGCCCGCCAGGCGCTGATCATCGAGCAGCACTACGGCCGCCCGATGGACATCGAGTGGGCGAAGGACGGTCACACCGGCAAGCTCTACATCGTGCAGGCGCGCCCGGAGACGGTGAAGTCGCGCGCCCATGCCACCCAACTCGAACGCTTCCACCTCAGCGAGAAGGGCAAGGTACTGGCCGAGGGCCGCGCGATCGGCCAGAAGATCGGCGCTGGCAAGGCGCGCGTGATCCGCTCGCTGGCCGACATGAACAAGGTGCAGGCCGGCGACGTGCTGGTGGCCGACATGACCGACCCCGACTGGGAGCCGGTGATGAAGCGCGCCAGCGCCATCGTCACCAACCGCGGCGGCCGCACCTGCCACGCCGCGATCATCGCGCGCGAACTGGGCGTGCCGGCGGTGGTCGGCACCGGCAACGCGCTGGAACTCATTCCTGACGGCGCCGAGGTCACCGTGTCCTGCGCCGAGGGCGACACCGGCACGATCTACGCGGGCCAGCTGAAGTTCGAGCGCATCACCGCCGACCTCGGCGCGATGCCCGAGGCGCCGCTGAAGATCATGATGAACGTGGCCAACCCCGAGCGCGCGTTCGACTTCGGCATGCTGCCGAACGCCGGCATCGGCCTGGCCCGCCTGGAAATGATCATCGCCAGCCACATCGGCGTGCATCCGAAGGCGCTGCTGGAGTACGCCAGGCAGGATGCCGAGACCAAGACGAAGATCGATGAACGCATCGCCGGCTACCCCGGCCCGGTCGAGTTCTACGTCGACCGCCTCGCCGAGGGCATCGCCACCATCGCCGCCTCGGTGTACCCGAAGCCGGTGATCGTGCGCATGAGCGACTTCAAGTCCAACGAATACGCGAACCTGCTCGGCGGCTCGCGTTACGAGCCGCATGAAGAAAACCCGATGATCGGCTTCCGTGGCGCCAGCCGCTACGTCGACCCCAGCTTCGCTGAGGCGTTCGGACTGGAGTGCAAGGCGGTCAAGCGCGTGCGCGAGACGATGGGCCTGGACAACGTGTGGGTGATGATTCCGTTCGTGCGCACGCTCGACGAAGGCCGCAAGGTGATCGACGTGCTGGCGAAGAACCACCTCAAGCAAGGCGAGCACGGCCTCAAGGTCATCATGATGTGCGAGGTGCCCTCCAACGCCCTGCTTGCCGAGGAGTTCCTGGAGATCTTCGACGGCTTCTCGATCGGCTCCAACGATCTTACCCAGCTCACGCTCGGTCTCGATCGCGATTCCAGCATCGTCGCCAGCCTGTTCGACGAGCGCGACCCGGCGGTGAAGAAGCTGCTGGCGATGGCGATCAAGACCGCCCGCGCCAAGGGCAAGTACATCGGCATCTGCGGCCAGGGTCCCAGCGACCATCCGGACTTGGCCGAGTGGCTGATGGATCAAGGCATCGAGTCGGTCTCGCTGAACCCCGACACCGTGGTCGACACCTGGCTGCGGCTGGCCAAGAAGAAGGCCGGCTGA
- a CDS encoding PP2C family protein-serine/threonine phosphatase encodes MIEFGHATHVGLRRTRNEDTYYVDAALGLFLVADGMGGHLHGEVASALVRDSVVELVSRGHSLAEAIRGADEHLLAQLHDHADVMPMGSTIAALRLSEDGYEAAWVGDSRIYTTGRELRQISHDHSLVQALVEAGQLDPAHTARHPQRNVLTQALGVTAPSQLHIGMAHGRVVPGMGFLLCSDGLTEDLDAASIARTVARTDLAAQECVDQLLLNALDRGGKDNITAILVRSS; translated from the coding sequence ATGATCGAATTCGGCCACGCCACCCACGTCGGATTGCGCCGCACGCGCAACGAGGACACCTATTACGTCGACGCGGCACTCGGCCTGTTTCTGGTGGCCGACGGCATGGGCGGCCACCTGCACGGCGAGGTGGCCTCGGCGCTGGTGCGCGACAGCGTGGTCGAACTGGTGAGCCGCGGACACAGCCTGGCCGAAGCGATTCGCGGTGCCGACGAGCATCTGCTGGCGCAACTGCATGACCACGCCGACGTGATGCCGATGGGCAGCACGATCGCGGCCTTGCGCCTGAGCGAGGATGGCTACGAGGCAGCTTGGGTGGGCGACAGCCGCATCTACACCACCGGGCGTGAGCTGCGCCAGATCAGCCACGACCACTCGCTGGTGCAGGCGCTGGTCGAGGCGGGACAGCTGGATCCGGCGCACACTGCGCGGCATCCGCAACGCAACGTGCTGACCCAGGCGCTGGGCGTGACCGCCCCCTCCCAGTTGCACATCGGCATGGCGCACGGCCGCGTGGTGCCCGGCATGGGTTTCCTGCTGTGCAGCGACGGCCTGACCGAGGATCTCGACGCGGCCTCGATCGCGCGCACCGTGGCGCGCACCGACCTCGCCGCGCAGGAGTGCGTGGATCAGCTGCTGCTGAACGCGCTGGATCGCGGCGGCAAGGACAACATCACCGCGATCCTGGTGCGCTCAAGCTAA
- the dnaQ gene encoding DNA polymerase III subunit epsilon has protein sequence MRQVVLDTETTGLEVRQGHRLVEIACVEMVGRRLTGRYWQTYLNPQRAMDEGASQVTGIRDGDLVDKPLFASKADEFLAFVDGAELVIHNASFDVGFLDAELARLGEGYGRIGDRCSVLDTLAMARERYPGQRNSLDALCKRLGVDNSRRDLHGGLIDAQLLADVYLAMTSGQVALDLAFEQPQESAATTAAATPLVLRGRPRVLRASAEEVASHEQRLDALDKSAGGVSVWRKLETVDATVEAGLA, from the coding sequence ATGAGGCAGGTGGTGCTGGACACGGAAACCACCGGCCTGGAAGTGCGCCAGGGCCACCGGCTGGTGGAGATCGCCTGCGTGGAAATGGTGGGGCGCCGCCTCACCGGCCGCTACTGGCAAACCTATCTCAATCCCCAGCGAGCGATGGACGAGGGCGCCAGCCAGGTTACCGGCATCCGCGACGGCGACCTGGTCGACAAGCCCCTGTTCGCCAGCAAGGCGGACGAGTTCCTCGCCTTCGTCGACGGCGCCGAGCTGGTCATCCACAACGCCAGCTTCGACGTGGGCTTCCTCGACGCCGAACTGGCGCGGCTGGGCGAGGGCTACGGCCGCATCGGCGACCGCTGCAGCGTGCTCGACACGCTGGCGATGGCGCGCGAACGCTACCCCGGCCAGCGCAACAGCCTCGACGCGTTGTGCAAGCGCCTCGGCGTGGACAACTCGCGCCGCGACCTGCATGGCGGCTTGATCGATGCACAGTTGCTGGCCGACGTCTATCTCGCGATGACCTCGGGCCAGGTGGCGCTGGACCTGGCCTTCGAGCAGCCGCAGGAATCGGCGGCGACCACGGCGGCCGCCACGCCGCTGGTGCTGCGCGGGCGCCCCCGCGTGCTGCGTGCCTCGGCCGAGGAGGTCGCCTCGCACGAGCAACGCCTCGACGCGCTGGACAAGAGCGCGGGTGGCGTCAGCGTCTGGCGCAAGCTGGAAACGGTCGATGCGACTGTGGAGGCTGGCTTAGCTTGA
- a CDS encoding methyltransferase domain-containing protein produces MPLQRDQDIHASVPLRQLRSGQWRSMAPLLQRETGRRALCIGVADDDAVPPLPDVTWTRLWLARGGYGGDLRGRADEPLPFIDEAFDLVWLQHALEPAPQVAALLAEACRVLAAGGVLAVTAVHPLGGWAPWFCWRARGQRQSLQWPGRLRQQLRRQGLEIESLRRLGAAWPGDARPAGGDSRWGGGYLLLARKQRRQAIPLKLRPLPARAPVNARLSPGTRRHSVS; encoded by the coding sequence ATGCCGCTTCAACGCGATCAGGACATACATGCCAGCGTCCCCCTGCGGCAGTTGCGCAGCGGACAATGGCGCAGCATGGCGCCCTTGCTGCAGCGCGAGACGGGACGACGCGCGTTGTGCATCGGCGTGGCCGACGACGACGCGGTGCCGCCGTTGCCCGACGTGACGTGGACGCGACTGTGGCTGGCGCGGGGCGGCTACGGCGGCGACCTGCGCGGCCGTGCCGACGAACCGCTGCCCTTCATCGACGAAGCCTTCGACCTGGTCTGGCTGCAGCATGCGCTGGAGCCGGCGCCGCAGGTCGCCGCGCTGCTGGCCGAGGCATGCCGCGTGCTGGCCGCCGGCGGCGTGCTGGCGGTGACCGCGGTGCATCCGCTGGGCGGCTGGGCACCCTGGTTCTGCTGGCGTGCACGGGGTCAGCGGCAATCGCTGCAGTGGCCGGGGCGCCTGCGCCAGCAGTTGCGGCGGCAAGGGCTGGAGATCGAGAGCTTGCGTCGGCTCGGCGCGGCCTGGCCTGGTGATGCGCGGCCGGCAGGTGGCGACAGCCGCTGGGGCGGCGGCTATCTGTTGCTGGCGCGCAAGCAGCGGCGCCAAGCCATTCCCCTGAAATTGCGGCCGTTGCCGGCGCGTGCGCCGGTGAACGCGCGGCTGTCGCCGGGCACGCGGCGGCACTCCGTTTCTTGA
- the rnhA gene encoding ribonuclease HI, with the protein MTTDEVEAFTDGACLGNPGPGGWAALLRTKGRERLLAGGEPDTTNNRMELMAAIGALEALTRPCAVLLTTDSRYVMQGIEQWLPKWRANGWRTADKKPVKNQDLWERLSAASGHHRVRWQWVKGHNGHAENERVDQAAREQAEQHRSNA; encoded by the coding sequence GTGACGACTGACGAAGTGGAAGCATTCACCGATGGCGCCTGCCTCGGCAATCCGGGGCCCGGCGGCTGGGCGGCGCTGCTGCGCACCAAGGGCCGCGAACGCCTGCTGGCCGGCGGCGAGCCCGACACCACCAACAACCGCATGGAACTGATGGCGGCGATCGGCGCGCTGGAGGCGTTGACGCGACCCTGCGCCGTGCTGCTCACCACCGATTCGCGCTACGTGATGCAGGGCATCGAGCAGTGGCTGCCGAAATGGCGCGCCAACGGTTGGCGCACCGCCGACAAGAAGCCGGTGAAGAACCAGGATCTGTGGGAGCGCCTCTCCGCGGCGAGCGGCCATCATCGCGTGCGCTGGCAATGGGTGAAGGGTCACAACGGCCACGCCGAGAATGAACGCGTGGACCAGGCTGCGCGCGAGCAGGCCGAACAGCACAGGAGCAACGCATGA
- a CDS encoding cation:proton antiporter produces MHEIGFIRDLAIVMLVAGAATILFQRLRQPVLLGYILAGVLIGPHTPGTLVADPRAIDDISNLGVVLLMFTLGLEFSVRKLREVGIGVLAVAVLEVGLMLWIGVGLGSLFGWKGIDALFLGAIIALSSTMVATRTLKESGQQGRPFAKLVVGLLVAEDVLTIVMLTLLTAVAIGGTVHADAAFALIGHLGLFVVVGMILGLLLLPRLVDYVAGFGRDETLLVSVLGICFGASLLAAWMGFSVALGAFLAGAVVAEARSVGRVLHLIEPLRDMFAALFFVAIGLKIDPAMLWQYALPALLIAAVVIVGKTLACGLGILAVGHDARTALRSGLSMAQIGEFSFVIATLGLSLGAISDFLYPIAVAVSVLCMAVSPYLGRSADRLADGLSRITPRSLHVLVDSYSGWLENLRPVDENAVLAAMLRRLLWHIAVNVLLVVTLFVIGAYVNAHSWTWFTQFGIHRDLRHTLIWACALFLSLPMLIAVYRKAEALGMLLAELGIRERYTGSYTQAIRNVLARMIPLATLFALALLVGALGSAILPPFGVALSLLVAGVVLAVILWRTLVKLHARLQAALKETLDKPEPPEHHPSA; encoded by the coding sequence ATGCACGAGATCGGCTTCATCCGCGACCTCGCGATCGTGATGCTCGTGGCCGGCGCCGCCACGATCCTGTTCCAGCGCCTGCGCCAACCGGTACTGCTGGGCTACATCCTGGCCGGCGTGCTGATCGGCCCGCATACGCCGGGCACGCTGGTGGCCGATCCGCGCGCGATCGACGACATCTCCAACCTCGGCGTGGTGCTGCTGATGTTCACGCTGGGGCTGGAGTTCAGCGTGCGCAAGCTGCGTGAAGTCGGCATCGGCGTGCTCGCCGTGGCGGTGCTGGAAGTGGGGCTGATGCTGTGGATCGGCGTGGGCCTGGGCAGCCTGTTCGGCTGGAAGGGCATCGACGCGCTGTTCCTCGGCGCGATCATCGCGCTCTCCTCGACCATGGTCGCCACGCGCACGCTCAAGGAAAGCGGCCAGCAGGGCCGACCGTTCGCGAAGCTGGTGGTGGGCCTGCTGGTGGCCGAGGACGTGCTTACCATCGTGATGCTGACCCTGCTCACCGCGGTGGCGATCGGCGGCACCGTGCATGCGGACGCCGCGTTCGCGCTGATCGGCCATCTCGGCCTGTTCGTGGTGGTGGGCATGATCCTGGGCCTGTTGCTGCTGCCGCGGCTGGTGGATTACGTGGCCGGTTTCGGCCGTGACGAGACCTTGCTGGTGAGCGTGCTCGGCATCTGCTTCGGCGCCAGCCTGCTGGCGGCGTGGATGGGTTTCAGCGTGGCGCTGGGCGCGTTTCTTGCCGGCGCGGTGGTGGCCGAGGCGCGCAGCGTGGGCCGCGTGCTGCACCTGATCGAGCCGTTGCGCGACATGTTCGCGGCGCTGTTCTTCGTGGCGATCGGCCTGAAGATCGACCCGGCGATGCTGTGGCAGTACGCGTTGCCGGCGCTGCTGATCGCCGCGGTGGTGATCGTGGGAAAGACGCTGGCCTGCGGACTCGGCATCCTCGCCGTGGGCCACGATGCACGCACCGCGCTGCGTTCGGGCCTGAGCATGGCGCAGATCGGCGAGTTCTCGTTCGTGATCGCCACGCTGGGCCTGTCGCTGGGTGCGATCAGCGATTTCCTCTATCCGATCGCGGTGGCGGTGTCGGTGTTGTGCATGGCGGTGTCGCCCTACCTGGGGCGCTCGGCTGACCGCCTGGCCGATGGCCTGTCGCGCATCACGCCACGGTCGCTGCACGTGCTGGTCGACAGCTACAGCGGCTGGCTGGAGAACCTCCGGCCGGTCGACGAGAACGCGGTGCTGGCGGCGATGCTGCGCCGCCTGCTGTGGCACATCGCGGTCAACGTGTTGCTGGTGGTCACGCTGTTCGTGATCGGCGCCTACGTGAATGCGCACAGCTGGACCTGGTTCACGCAGTTCGGCATCCATCGCGACCTGCGCCACACGCTGATCTGGGCCTGCGCGCTGTTCCTGTCCTTGCCGATGCTGATCGCCGTCTACCGCAAGGCGGAGGCGCTGGGCATGCTGCTGGCCGAGCTGGGCATCCGCGAACGCTACACCGGCAGCTATACGCAGGCGATCCGCAACGTGCTGGCGCGGATGATTCCGCTGGCCACCTTGTTCGCGCTGGCGCTCCTGGTCGGCGCGCTGGGCTCGGCGATCCTGCCGCCGTTCGGCGTGGCGTTGTCGCTGCTGGTGGCCGGCGTGGTGCTGGCGGTGATCCTGTGGCGCACCCTGGTCAAGTTGCACGCGCGGCTGCAGGCTGCGCTGAAGGAGACGCTGGACAAGCCGGAGCCGCCCGAGCATCACCCCTCCGCCTGA
- a CDS encoding DUF1249 domain-containing protein, translating to MSAVLDDRHSLLPGRFEFLMGLYAENYHRLTRLFAPQQLAPGSYVSDVDDGLNVHLAVQERHPYTLELELTYGFVDAHTGHRAPSAQLRMYTDAHVAEALHCHPGRHLWQVLGPFAPAHTVFQHRLQMNGFLARWLEYLAEQGHSVGTLEMS from the coding sequence ATGAGTGCCGTACTCGACGACCGCCACAGCCTGTTGCCGGGACGCTTCGAGTTCCTGATGGGCCTGTATGCGGAGAACTACCATCGGCTGACGCGGCTGTTCGCGCCGCAGCAGCTGGCGCCGGGGAGTTACGTGTCGGACGTGGACGACGGGCTCAACGTGCACCTGGCGGTGCAGGAACGCCATCCCTACACGCTGGAACTGGAACTCACCTACGGTTTCGTCGATGCGCACACCGGTCACCGCGCGCCGTCGGCGCAGTTGCGCATGTACACCGACGCCCATGTGGCCGAGGCGCTGCATTGCCATCCCGGGCGACACCTGTGGCAGGTGCTCGGACCATTTGCGCCGGCGCACACGGTGTTCCAGCATCGCCTGCAGATGAACGGTTTTCTCGCGCGCTGGCTGGAATACCTGGCGGAGCAGGGGCATTCCGTCGGTACGCTTGAGATGTCTTGA